A genomic window from Microbacterium sp. ET2 includes:
- a CDS encoding DNA-methyltransferase, whose protein sequence is MTSASPPAAPRGSVTVHHGDNLEVTRTFADGSFTLIYLDPPFNTGRMRERSVERARATTLPARVQPGAEDAGSPRALGAQINSRGGGGAGAVRRGFHGREYERLRGDLRTYDDRFDDYWGFLEPRLEEAWRLLAPDGTLYLHLDFREAHYAKVLMDALFGRENFLNELVWAYDYGAKTRRRWPTKHDTILVYVKDPDRYWFDSDGVDREPYMAPGLVTPEKAARGKLPTDVWWHTIVPTTGREKTGYPTQKPEGILRRIVQASSRPGDRVLDFFAGSGTTGAVAASLGRDAVLVDDNPTAIEVIRRRIPDAELAASAPLGHDTRSDAALEPLP, encoded by the coding sequence GCGGGGCTCGGTCACCGTCCACCACGGTGACAACCTCGAGGTGACCCGCACCTTCGCCGACGGGTCTTTCACGCTCATCTACCTCGACCCGCCGTTCAACACCGGACGGATGCGCGAGCGCAGCGTCGAGCGCGCCCGCGCCACGACCCTGCCGGCGAGAGTGCAACCGGGTGCCGAGGATGCGGGGTCGCCCCGTGCTCTCGGCGCGCAGATCAACTCTCGCGGGGGAGGCGGGGCCGGGGCCGTGCGGCGGGGGTTCCACGGGCGCGAGTATGAGCGGCTGCGCGGCGACCTCCGCACCTACGACGACCGGTTCGACGACTACTGGGGGTTCCTCGAACCGCGGCTGGAGGAGGCCTGGCGCCTCCTCGCGCCCGACGGCACGCTGTACCTGCACCTGGACTTCCGCGAGGCGCACTACGCCAAGGTGCTGATGGATGCCCTGTTCGGCCGCGAGAACTTCCTCAACGAGCTCGTCTGGGCCTACGACTACGGTGCGAAGACGCGGCGCCGGTGGCCCACCAAGCACGACACGATCCTCGTCTACGTCAAGGACCCCGATCGCTACTGGTTCGACTCCGACGGCGTCGACCGTGAGCCGTACATGGCACCCGGCCTCGTCACCCCCGAGAAGGCCGCGCGCGGCAAGCTCCCCACGGATGTCTGGTGGCACACCATCGTCCCCACGACCGGCCGGGAGAAGACGGGCTACCCGACGCAGAAGCCCGAGGGGATCCTCCGCCGCATCGTGCAGGCCTCGAGCCGGCCGGGCGATCGGGTGCTCGACTTCTTCGCCGGGAGCGGCACGACCGGTGCGGTCGCGGCATCCCTCGGACGCGATGCGGTGCTCGTCGACGACAACCCCACCGCGATCGAGGTGATCCGTCGCCGCATCCCCGACGCGGAGCTCGCGGCATCCGCTCCTCTCGGTCACGACACCCGGTCGGATGCCGCACTGGAGCCGCTCCCGTAG